In Salvelinus namaycush isolate Seneca unplaced genomic scaffold, SaNama_1.0 Scaffold598, whole genome shotgun sequence, one DNA window encodes the following:
- the LOC120041977 gene encoding beta-crystallin A1-like yields the protein MNRATKTHMTSPMFFPGMGMAPFFKVTVFEQEHFQGKCQEFTSECCNIQNCGLDNIRSIRVESGAWVGFEHHDFQGQQFILERGEYPHWDAYSGSLSYHVERLMSLRPIYCASHQSSRMQIFETENFMGRSAELCDDYPSLRAMGWCMPEVGSMHVQCGAFVCYQFPGYRGQQYIMECERHSGDYQHWKNWGSHCQTPQIQSIRRIQH from the exons aTGAATAGAGCTACTAAAACCCACATGACCTCCCCCATGTTTTTCCCTGGCATGGGTATGGCCCCTTTCTTCAAG GTGACTGTGTTTGAGCAGGAGCACTTCCAGGGAAAGTGCCAGGAGTTTACCTCTGAGTGCTGTAACATCCAGAACTGTGGTCTGGACAACATCCGCTCTATCAGAGTGGAGAGTGGAGC CTGGGTGGGCTTTGAGCACCATGACTTCCAGGGCCAGCAGTTCAtcctggagagaggagagtaccCCCACTGGGACGCCTACAGCGGCTCCCTGTCCTACCACGTGGAGCGCCTCATGTCCCTGCGCCCCATCTACTGTGCT TCCCACCAGAGCAGTCGTATGCAGATCTTTGAGACTGAGAACTTCATGGGCCGCAGCGCTGAGCTGTGTGATGACTACCCCTCTCTGAGGGCCATGGGCTGGTGCATGCCTGAGGTCGGATCCATGCACGTTCAGTGTGGCGC cttTGTGTGCTACCAGTTCCCCGGCTACAGGGGCCAGCAGTACATCATGGAGTGTGAGAGACACAGTGGAGACTACCAGCACTGGAAGAACTGGGGTTCCCACTGCCAGACCCCCCAGATCCAGTCTATCCGCCGTATCCAGCACTAA
- the LOC120041976 gene encoding protein unc-93 homolog B1-like yields the protein MEEFLGPQPEYDEEEEEKKYYRRKKLGVVKNVLGASVGGMIIYSVYMGLLQMQLILHYDETYREVKYGNLGLEDIDKKMLMGINVTPIIGLLYTPILIRFLGTKWMMFLASGIYALFVSTNYWERYYTLVPSAVAIGAAIVPLWASLGNYITRMAQQYYEYVNYKEDHVQEQKKLPKGACHRYVIIFQSVFFIIFHLSLVFAEFPQRIFLQQFLSDYNHTLYNVKHCGAEGSGMIGGFNRTVLKHLPRSLLLIQVESVLMGAAFLSMIIFLAVCGAAYRPTEEIDLRSIGWGNIFQLPFKHLRDYRLRLLIPFFIYSGLDTLFSVTGLTLSYGVCTVGLEWLYLLVMVYGLSCSLFSCLSLSLLRLPRYVSLLGGAVIHGPLLVFLLFWSPAPRSPDQLPYLLVVIALWGMGSALNKTGLSILLGMLYEDKERLDFVYTIYHWWQAIAIFIVYLWTGLIMRAKLSILLVILLLACFCYWTMERRLAKNMPFRLPRIPRPKHKVKGYRYLEEENSDESNSEESDEDDDEETQEEVIREDFGGDAGSQGSDSTRERRGGARGRRRRQDDDYEQAGEREEREKE from the exons ATGGAGGAGTTCCTGGGCCCCCAGCCGGAGTacgatgaggaagaggaggagaagaagtaTTACAGGAGGAAGAAGCTGGGCGTGGTGAAGAACGTCCTGGGGGCCAGCGTCGGGGGCATGATTATATACAGCGTCTACATGG gccTGTTGCAGATGCAGCTGATCCTCCACTATGATGAGACGTACAGGGAGGTGAAGTATGGTAACCTGGGTCTGGAGGACATTGACAAGAAGATGCTGATGGGGATCAACGTTACACCCATCATAGGCCTGTTATACACCCCCATACTCATcag gttTCTGGGCACCAAGTGGATGATGTTTCTGGCCAGTGGAATTTACGCTCTCTTCGTCTCAACCAATTACTGGGAGCGATACTACACACTGGTACCATCGGCTGTGGCCATTGGTGCAGCCATTGTCCCGCTGTGGGCGTCATTAGGGAACTACATCACAAG gATGGCGCAACAGTACTACGAGTATGTCAACTATAAGGAGGATCACGTTCAGGAACAGAAGAAACTACCCAAGGGGGCGTGTCATCGCTATGTCATCATCTTCCAATCCGTGTTCTTCATCATCTTCCAT cTCAGCCTGGTGTTTGCAGAGTTCCCCCAGCGCATCTTCCTCCAGCAGTTCCTGAGTGACTACAACCACACACTGTACAacgttaaacactgtg GTGCGGAGGGCAGTGGTATGATTGGTGGTTTCAACAGGACCGTCCTGAAGCACCTCCCTCGCTCCCTGCTGCTCATCCAGGTGGAGAGTGTTCTCATGGGGGCCGCCTTCCTCTCCATGATCatc TTCCTGGCGGTGTGCGGGGCTGCGTACCGCCCTACAGAGGAGATCGATCTGAGGAGTATCGGCTGGGGGAACATCTTCCAGTTGCCCTTCAAACACCTGAGAGACTACAGGCTGAGACTCCTCATCCCCTTCTTCATCTACAGTGGACTGGACACACTCTTCTCTGTCACCGGACTCACTCTG TCATATGGTGTGTGTACGGTGGGTCTGGAGTGGCTGTATCTCCTGGTGATGGTCTATGGTCTGTCCTGCTCCCTGTTCTCCTgcctgtccctgtccctcctcAGGCTGCCACGCTACGTCTCTCTGCTAGGGGGCGCTGTGATCCACGGTCCTCTGCTTGTGTTCCTGCTGTTCTGGTCCCCGGCTCCACGCTCACCTGATCAACTGccttacctgctggtggtgatcGCCCTCTGGGGAATGGGGTCTGCATTGAATAAGACTGGACTCAGCA TTCTCCTGGGTATGTTGTATGAAGATAAAGAGAGACTGGACTTTGTCTACACCATCTACCACTGGTGGCAGGCTATCGCCATCTTCATAGTCTACCTGTGGACTGGACTCATCAtgagg GCCAAACTCTCCATTCTATTGGTCATCTTGCTGCTGGCATGCTTCTGCTATTGGACGATGGAGCGACGCCTGGCCAAGAACATGCCTTTCAGACTGCCTCGCATTCCCCGCCCCAAACACAAG GTTAAAGGTTATCGTTACCTGGAGGAGGAAAACTCAGACGAGTCAAACTCGGAGGAgagtgatgaggatgatgatgaagagaCGCAGGAGGAGGTGATCAGGGAGGACTTTGGCGGAGACGCAGGGTCGCAGGGCTCTGATTCgaccagggagaggaggggaggggctaGGGGTCGGCGCAGGAGGCAAGACGATGATTATGAGCAAGcgggggaaagggaggagagagagaaggagtga